CTTAGGCGATCAGGTGCTTCTGTATCCGGGCCATGGTGCTGGGTCGCTCTGTGGCAATGCCATAAAAGGCGCGAAGCAAAGTACCATTGGTGCAGAAAGAACGCATAATTTTGCCTTCCAGCAACAATCCGAAGAAGCGTTTGTCAAACAGATACTAGCAGACCGTCCACCCATACCGATCTATTTTCCCTATAATGTGGCGTTAAATCGTCGGGGAGCAAAGCCATTGTTGGCTTCGTTGTCGGGTATTTCATTGGTTTCGGCAGCTGCGGTGCCTCATGGATCAAGCACTGTCCTTGACACACGCTCAGCTTCAAAATTTAGAGCGTCGCATTTTCCGGAGGCCATTAATATCCCCGAACGGAGCAAGTCGGAATCTTGGGTCGGGACTTTTATTGAACCGAAAGACGGTTTTTATCTCGTTGTGGATACCAAAGAACAGGGGCAGCTGCAGCTTGAAAAATTGGCCAAAATTGGCTATGAGCAGTTTGTAAAAGGGATTGTGCTGTATGGGGATTTCGCAGGGCAGCCTTCGACAGCTTTTGACCAGACTGCTTTCGACCGGGCGCAAGATCACTATTTTATCGTCGACGTACGCACCGCCGAGGAGGCTAAGGCCGGGCCAGTATTCAAGGGGGCGCATAACATTCCGCTGGCGGAACTGAAGCAGCATATTGCCGAGCTACCGGTCGATAAACCTATTGTCGTGCACTGCGCTTCGGGTTATCGTTCGGCCATTGCAAGTAGCCTGATCAATGAATCGCTGCCAAAAGCGCAGGTCTGGGATATCGGAGAACATATTAAAACCTACAAGCAATCGGTGAATTAACACGAGGGATTACACTTAAATGCATACATGATATGAAAGATTTAAAACTATTGGCTACGATGTTGTTAGCAGTGGCAGTGTTACTCAATATGACGAACTGCCAATCCAGACAGGACACCCAGGAAGCCGTAAAAAATAGTCAGGTTTCGTTTAAAAAGGAAGAAGGAGTGCGCTTTAAGCAGGAGCTCGAAAGCCTGAATAAAACGAATAAAGTGCCGGTACAGATTCCCGACAATCCGCGGATCGTTTATGCGACCGAACAGGATGTGCTGGAGCTGGAAAACGGCATTGTGCTGTTTGGATGGCCCAGTTGTCCATGGTTTCGCAATGCCATAACGCCATTGCTGGAATTTGCCCAGGAGGAAAAGGCGGCCATCTATTACCTCAATATCCACGATATCCGGGATCTCAAAGAGAAGGATAAAGAAGGTAAGGTGATCACAACCAAGGCGGGTAGCCCCGGCTATGAAGCTATTTTGGCCAAATTTCATGATATCCTCAATCCCTATACGGCTGTGGGCGTAGACTCTATCAAACGGATTTCTTCACCAACGGTGTTATTTATTGAAAAAGGCAAAGGTGTGCATAAGGTTGTTTCGACGGTCGTATCGCAGACCGATCCGAAGATCAAGCTCGATAGCACACAACAGCAGGAGTTAAAGCAACGGTATCGCGCATATTTTTTAGATGAACATACGATTTAAGACCACAGGATTTCAACAGCATCATAAATTAAATGGATAACATATGAAAAAAATAATCAATCTTGGACTTTTAGCGTTTGTTTTAACGACATTTACAGTATCCTGTGGATCTGCAGGCAAGAAAAAGGAAAATGGCAAAGCACAGTCGGATTCCACATCATCAAAAGGTTCTAAAAAGGATCAGCCCAATACGGGCTGCGACTAATAGACTGTAACACGATAACACATGCGAAGATTTGACGCAATTATTATTGGCTCGGGACCGAACGGACTGGCGGCAGCCATTACCTTTCAGCAACAGGGGCTCAGCACCCTGCTGATTGAAGGTGCCGATACGGTCGGTGGGGGAATGCGGACCAAGGAACTTACACTTGCGGGCTTCAAACATGATGTTTGTTCGGCAATCCATCCCATGGCCATGGCCTCGCCATTTTTCAGGAAGTTGCCTTTGGAAGTTTTTGGGCTATCGTTTGTGAAGCCGACATATGCGGCGGCACACCCACTGGACAATGGGGAAACGGGAATTCTTTACCATAGTCTTGCCGAAACCGTCGAGGGCCTGGGAGTGGACGGTGAAAGCTATTGCAAGCTGGTGGAAAAGGTTGCAACACATTGGGACGAACTAGCGGACGATATTATGGGGCCCTTGGCCTTACCAAAGCATCCGTTGCGATTAGCTTCCTTTGGTCTGGATGCGCTTCAGCCGGCAAGTTGGACGGCAAAGCGTTTTGCCAGTGCACAGGCTAAGGCATTATGGGCCGGCATGGCCGCCCATGGTATTCAGCCGCTAAGCAATTGGACAACCTCCGCCATTGCTATTGTGCTCGCTGCGGTAGGCAACAAATATGGCTGGCAAATTCCAGTAGGTGGTTCGCAGTCCATTGCCGATGCCTTATTAAGTTATTACCAATCGTTGGGCGGGGAGATCCAAACGGGCTTTTGGGTAGAGGATATCCGTGATCTGCCGTCCCATAAAGTCCTACTCTGTGATATCACACCCCGGCAGTTGCTCGCGCTTAAAGGAATAAATCTGGCTAGCAGCTACCGCAGGCGTCTTGAAGGCTTTCGACAGGGGATGGGGGTCTTTAAAGTTGACTGGGCATTGTCAGAAAAGACGCCCTTTAAAGATCGGCGCTGTCAGCAGGCCGCTACCGTGCACTTGGGCAATACCTACGCTGAAATTGCCGAGAGCGAACGGCTGAGTCATCTTGGAAAGCAAGTCGACAAGCCATTTGTGCTGTTTACACAGCAGAGTGCATTTGATTCCAGTCGTGCTCCCGATGGAAAGCATACGGGATGGGCCTACTGTCATGTCCCCAATGGAAGTAGGGTGGATTATACCGAAGCGATCGAAACTCAGATCGAGCGCTTTGCTCCGGGTTTTAAAGAAACCATTCTGGCCAAGCATACCTTTTCTCCTGCGGAGCTCGAGTTGTACAATCCCAATTACATTGGTGGTGATATCAATGGCGGTATTATGGATGTTTCGCAACTGTACAGTAGACCTATTTTGGCCCTAAACCCGTATCGCACGTCGGTAGACAGCATTTATCTCTGTTCATCATCGACGCCTCCGGGAGGTGGGGTGCATGGCATGTGCGGTTATCATGCCGCACGTACAGCGCTCAAAGAACATTTTGGCTTGTTGCCGTAAATGGCGCTAATGTACTTGTTGTCATAAATGGCACCGACCGGCTTGTTGTTAACTTACACAGCTGCCTGGGAACAGGTGATTTTTGCCGTTTTATATTTTTCTGGAGCATAGGGCCTTTAGGAAAAATAGACTAATGAGTATGTTTTTGTAATTTCGGCAGTATTTTTGCTGTATAGGGCTACGAAAACACCCCAAATAATATGTTGCATCAGGCCAAGATAATTTCTTGGCCTTTTGTATGTACTTTACCTTAAGAAAAACACAGGCAAATATATAATTCTGTAAAGCGATACAATAATTGACGCAACCTCTCGGAATATAATTTCACTTAATTTCACATGAGTTTTGAAGAGCGGACATTGTTGGAAACATGTGTTCGAATTTGTAATTAATTGTGGTATTATGAGCAGTACAAGCAACAGGGTGTTGTCTAGATTTATCGGTAAGACAGCATTGATTACCGGCGCAGGTTCCGGTATTGGAAGGGCTACCGTTTATCGATTTTTAAAAGAAGGAGCACGGGTAATTGCGGTGGATATCGTTGAGTCGGGCCTGAGGCAGACTAAGGAAGAAGCGCGTCTTTTAGGTTATGGCGAAAATCTAAGCACTGTGGTCTGTGATATTTCAGATGAATCTGCAGTTCACACCAAAATAGGTGCAGCAATTGCCGAAGTCGATGGGCTCCATGCGCTGGTAAATGCAGCAGGGATACTACACGCTGCCCACACGCATGAAATGACATTAGATTTTTGGAATAACATTATTAAAATCAATCTCACCGGAACATTTTTGATTACGCGGGAATGTATTCCAACACTTTTAAGAACTGCGGGTGCGAGCATTGTCAACTTTAGTTCAACTTCAGCCTCCTTTGCCCATCCATACATGGCCGCGTATGCTGCTACAAAAGGTGCAATTCAATCCTTTACACATGCGATAGCTTCGGAATACGCTAAACAAGGCCTCCGCGTTACTGCCGTTGCTCCAGGTAGTATTGAATCTGGTATGGTGCATAATCCTGGATTTCCGGAAGATGCGGATCTGTCTCTTATCGCTAAACTGACGCCAGGTCTTGGAGAAGGGTTTGGTTCGGCGGATTCTGTTGCAGGAGTTGTTGCGATGTTAGCTTCTGAAGATGGAAACTTCATCACCGGAACGGAAATCCGTATCGATGGCGGTACGCATATGTAAATACAAATAAATTAATAACAATCAATCCCCAGAAAAGCTTTAATGCCTAAATTCTGGGGATCTTATGCCTCAAATTAAGGGCAATAGCACAAGTGTTCTTCCTCCCAAACTATCGATCAGGTACAGATTTCGTACGGTCAGTTTTGTATGGTGGGCCAAACCGTATCATTTTATGCAGATAAATTGAATGTTTCGGCAAATTATAATTGGTATTTAAATTGCGGAAGTAACCCTAGTGAGACTAGCTAATAGTCCTAGTAAGACTACATAAAATAGCGGTGTTTCAGCTGCTTGTAAACACGTAGACTTACTTTAATTTTACCTTTAATGAAAACAGAAAAACTGCCAATTACGCTCACGGAAGAGGGGGTATTTTACAAAGAAATAATCGGGACAGAGGATTATAATAAGACAACAAAATGTACTTATTTTTTGATGGTACTATTTTCTGAAGGAAGCGGCACGCATTTCATCGACGCAGCGGAATATCCGATCAAAGGAAACCAACTTCATTTCTTATTTCCAGGACAGCATCACCACTGGATTACCGGCGCGGAGACAAGGGCCCAGAAAATTGTAGTAGGAAAGAAAGTATTTGAAACTTTCTCCAGTCTTAGTGAGATTTATTTCATTCGTCATAATTTGCACCCCGTTTTTAAACTCAGTACATCTTTATTTGAGGTGATATTCAATGAAATGAAAAATATTCAACGCGATCTTTTGGCACAAGAATCGGATGGCCAGTGGAGCGAAATTGTCCGTTTGAGAATCGATATATTAGTGTCTTTGATAAAAAAGGAAGCTGGAGATTATTTAAAGGAAAATCTTCTGGGGAATTCAAATGTCATTATTGATTCCTTTTGGGATCTTGTCAATATAAATTTCGCAGCCCAAAAACACGTGAGTTGGTATGCGGAGAGATTACATGTGACGAGTAATTATCTGAATATCCTGTGCAGAAAACATCTCCATATTACTGCTTCTAGCGTAATTCAACAACGAACGATACAAGAGGCTAAGCAACTCTTAAAATTTTCAGATAAAAGTATAAAGGAGATTGCATTTTATCTAGGATTTGAATCGCTATCGGCATTTTCTACATTCTTTAAGAACATCAGTGGTTATTCGCCATCTGGTTATAAAGGACATTCATCTTAAAAGGTCAATAGTAGGATCTAAAATTCGGCTTACTGATGCAGACTTGACAACATGGTTTGCCGGGAGATCTTGTGTATGAAAAGGGCATCTTGATCCGGTATAAATTAAAGCCTGGAAGGAATAAAATCGAGGTGGGGATCGTCGACCGCCATACCCTTCCAGGCAAGAGTTTATCCTGCCATCGCATGACGAACTCCTGACGGATGATATCCGATGCGTAAAATGGATGTTTTATAAAGAGAATAGTGTGTGGTATTTGTTTATAGTACGTTTCTTAAATAGCTTATTTATACTATTTTATGATTAATAATTTTTGGCCTTACGCCAGTTTGTCAGTTGCCTGTTTAGTTGCTCAATAAGCTTTGCCGAGTGTCGTGATTCTAGAAAATGGAGTTTGGTATGCGGTCAACTTGTGCATGATCTTGACGAATAAGATAAAGAGGCAGGATCAATTCGTTGTTTTTATAGGGCGAGTGCCTTAATTTAGCTTTTGTTAGCTTGGATTAGGAAGGTGTTTTAAGCCGAAAATTTCGATGGCGCGCTATTATTTTATAGTGGTATCGGTAGCGTTTTAGTAGAAAAAATATGAGCCGTACAGCAAATTAATCATATTTTTTTCGGCTTATATAAATATGTTATCTGCTTATATGCAGTCTTTTGTAGTTTTTATATCGATTAAAAGTATAGCTGTTGTTTTGCTTAAGAAAAGCAGCAAAGGTCTCTTTGGAAAATTGCTGTGTGGGGTGAAGGGATCAAATGATTGTGGAAAAAAATCCATAAATTAGGGGAACTAAACAAGCTGTTTTATGAATGTAAAATTTATCCCAAAAGCTTTTTTACTATTTGCGCTTTGCATGATCCATATAATCGGTCACACGCAAGAAAGCAACAACAATAAGAAATTGTGGGCGAAATCAATTTTGAATCAACAGGCGCCAAAACTTGAGGTCGAGCAATGGCTGACTGATGTGCCGGATACAAAAGGTAAATTTATCCTCATTGATTTTTGGGCAACTTGGTGTGGGCCGTGTCGGAAAGTAATTCCTGAGCTCAATGAATGGCATAAGAAATACGGTGATAAGCTTGTGATCATTGGTCTTTCGGATGAAAAGGCAGAAGTCATTAAAAAGGCGAGAGAAATTAAAATAGACTATTTTTCGGCGATCGATACGAAAGCTAGATTGAAAAAACAGCTCGAAGTGCAGGGAATTCCCCATTGTATTTTGGTGGATCCCGACGGTATTGTACGTTGGGAGGGTTTTCCTACATTGGAGGGGCACGAGCTAACCGATGATGTTGTCTCGGGTATCATCAGGAAGTATTCTAGGAAGCGAGGAAAATTCAGAGATAGCAGTCCATATTTTCTGCGCCAGGAAGAAGTGATGTTGGCCGGATTGTAAAAATCTGGACGAGCGGCAGGGTGAAACTAAATTCTTCTCTTTGGGGCGCTGGCCCCGCATGGAAGGGGTATAAAAAAGTGTAACGGTTACCCGTTACACTTCGCAAGAAGATTCGTGACGATCTTCTTGTGTGTTTACTTAATTATGCGATACGTACGTTAACTGCGTTAACGCCTTTTTTGCCGTTTTCTACGTCAAATGTTACACTGTCATTTTCGCGTACTTCGTTGATTAAACCAGATACGTGTACGAAAATATCGTCTCCACCAGCAGCTGGTGTGATAAAACCAAATCCTTTTGTTTGGTTAAAGAATTTAATAGTTCCTTCTTGCATTGTTTTATATATTATATTAAAGTAATCTGTACTGCACTATTGTGATAAGTGAATATGAACAATAGTTAATCGATTTTTTGCAAGAAAAATAGGATTTGATTTTAATGATCTTGGATTAACTCAAGTCCAAAAAGGTCTTTACCTCCGTTTTGCTACAAAAAAAGCTTCTGAAAATGCGAAAACTGAGCGGAAAGTATAACTTGACGATTTCAGATAAGCAAAGGCGGAGCCGATTATAATCCAAATTTAAGTATAAATTATTGATATATACAGTGTTTTATTTTTTTTTATATAAAATAAATTCTTACCACGCTTAAAACTTGCGATATACGAGCAGGATATATCGCCCCGGCAAAGCTATACGCGATAGACAAAAGCATTGATGTTCATGCCGGCACCAACAGACGCAAATAGAATAATGTCGCCTTCCTGCAGGGATTGATTGTCTAACTGACCGTGCGAAATAAGATCATAGAGGGTAGGAATAGTGGCGACGCTACTATTTCCTAAGGTATGAATCGTCATTGGCATAATATCGGGTGGTGGTACAGTATTGTATAGTGCGTAGAATCTTGTGAGAATGGCTTCATCCATTTTCTCGTTGGCTTGGTGGATCAGTATTTTTTTGACTGCTGTGATATCGATCTGCGCTTTTTGGAGGCAAGCTTGCATGGCTAAGGGAACTTTGCTGAGGGCAAACTCATATATTTTGCGTCCTTTCATTTTGATATACCGGATATGAGGATCCTGCTCTTGTTGATACGAGCTTCCGAAGTTGAGATATTCAGCTTCCTCAAGCGCGTAAGTTGCGCTTTCAAACGATAGCAGACCTTGCCCGGTTGCAGTTGCTTCTACAATGACGGCTCCAGCACCATCCGCATAGATCATCGAATCTCTGTCAAAAGGATCTATAACGCGGGAAAGCGTCTCGGCGCCAATGACCATACAGCGCTTCGCCATACCTGATTTTATGAAAGCGTTGGCATGCAATATACCTTCGTTCCAACCGGGGCAACCAAAAAGCAGGTCATAAGCCACGCATTTTGGATTCCTGATCCCTAATTTTTTCTTTACCCGGCTTGCTAAGCTCGGTACGGTATCCGATTGGATTTTGCCCGATTGTACATCGCCATAATTATGTGCAACAATGATATAGTCCAATGTTTCGGCATCAATGCCTGCGTCTTTAATGGCAAGTTGACCAGCTAGGAAAGCAAGGTCTGAGGCCACTTGGTTCGGGTTGGCGTAGCGGCGTTCTTCAATGCCGGTGATTGCCTTAAATTTTTCGATCACAGAAGCGGGCTGTTTGAACGGTAGCCCATTTTCGTCCAAAAAAAGATGGTCGGCAAAGTCCGCATTGGTTATTTTGTGGGGTGGAATATAACTGCCAGAACCGATAATTCTAATATTCATCATTGTTTTCCCTTACGTATTGTGTTTAAATATATTTCGACGATCATCCCCTTATGCTATGCTAATTCCTCATGG
The Sphingobacterium multivorum genome window above contains:
- a CDS encoding phytoene desaturase family protein, whose amino-acid sequence is MRRFDAIIIGSGPNGLAAAITFQQQGLSTLLIEGADTVGGGMRTKELTLAGFKHDVCSAIHPMAMASPFFRKLPLEVFGLSFVKPTYAAAHPLDNGETGILYHSLAETVEGLGVDGESYCKLVEKVATHWDELADDIMGPLALPKHPLRLASFGLDALQPASWTAKRFASAQAKALWAGMAAHGIQPLSNWTTSAIAIVLAAVGNKYGWQIPVGGSQSIADALLSYYQSLGGEIQTGFWVEDIRDLPSHKVLLCDITPRQLLALKGINLASSYRRRLEGFRQGMGVFKVDWALSEKTPFKDRRCQQAATVHLGNTYAEIAESERLSHLGKQVDKPFVLFTQQSAFDSSRAPDGKHTGWAYCHVPNGSRVDYTEAIETQIERFAPGFKETILAKHTFSPAELELYNPNYIGGDINGGIMDVSQLYSRPILALNPYRTSVDSIYLCSSSTPPGGGVHGMCGYHAARTALKEHFGLLP
- a CDS encoding 3-oxoacyl-ACP synthase III family protein produces the protein MMNIRIIGSGSYIPPHKITNADFADHLFLDENGLPFKQPASVIEKFKAITGIEERRYANPNQVASDLAFLAGQLAIKDAGIDAETLDYIIVAHNYGDVQSGKIQSDTVPSLASRVKKKLGIRNPKCVAYDLLFGCPGWNEGILHANAFIKSGMAKRCMVIGAETLSRVIDPFDRDSMIYADGAGAVIVEATATGQGLLSFESATYALEEAEYLNFGSSYQQEQDPHIRYIKMKGRKIYEFALSKVPLAMQACLQKAQIDITAVKKILIHQANEKMDEAILTRFYALYNTVPPPDIMPMTIHTLGNSSVATIPTLYDLISHGQLDNQSLQEGDIILFASVGAGMNINAFVYRV
- a CDS encoding cold-shock protein — encoded protein: MQEGTIKFFNQTKGFGFITPAAGGDDIFVHVSGLINEVRENDSVTFDVENGKKGVNAVNVRIA
- a CDS encoding helix-turn-helix domain-containing protein yields the protein MKTEKLPITLTEEGVFYKEIIGTEDYNKTTKCTYFLMVLFSEGSGTHFIDAAEYPIKGNQLHFLFPGQHHHWITGAETRAQKIVVGKKVFETFSSLSEIYFIRHNLHPVFKLSTSLFEVIFNEMKNIQRDLLAQESDGQWSEIVRLRIDILVSLIKKEAGDYLKENLLGNSNVIIDSFWDLVNINFAAQKHVSWYAERLHVTSNYLNILCRKHLHITASSVIQQRTIQEAKQLLKFSDKSIKEIAFYLGFESLSAFSTFFKNISGYSPSGYKGHSS
- a CDS encoding TlpA family protein disulfide reductase; translated protein: MNVKFIPKAFLLFALCMIHIIGHTQESNNNKKLWAKSILNQQAPKLEVEQWLTDVPDTKGKFILIDFWATWCGPCRKVIPELNEWHKKYGDKLVIIGLSDEKAEVIKKAREIKIDYFSAIDTKARLKKQLEVQGIPHCILVDPDGIVRWEGFPTLEGHELTDDVVSGIIRKYSRKRGKFRDSSPYFLRQEEVMLAGL
- a CDS encoding MBL fold metallo-hydrolase — protein: MNRRSFIHRSAVLFTLASAGQGISCFGNTDHRGAGYSIKQFEDEGLAQFSYAILADKKIVLVDPARDPRPYYAYAKEQGATIIAVVETHPHADFVSSHLEIHQEGKIPIYVSKLVRATYPHHTFDNGDRLKISDHIVLHAINTAGHSPDSISILLKENGRDVAIFSGDAVLIGGVGRPDLREYSGEQATVREKLARQLYHTVHDVYANLGDQVLLYPGHGAGSLCGNAIKGAKQSTIGAERTHNFAFQQQSEEAFVKQILADRPPIPIYFPYNVALNRRGAKPLLASLSGISLVSAAAVPHGSSTVLDTRSASKFRASHFPEAINIPERSKSESWVGTFIEPKDGFYLVVDTKEQGQLQLEKLAKIGYEQFVKGIVLYGDFAGQPSTAFDQTAFDRAQDHYFIVDVRTAEEAKAGPVFKGAHNIPLAELKQHIAELPVDKPIVVHCASGYRSAIASSLINESLPKAQVWDIGEHIKTYKQSVN
- a CDS encoding SDR family NAD(P)-dependent oxidoreductase codes for the protein MSSTSNRVLSRFIGKTALITGAGSGIGRATVYRFLKEGARVIAVDIVESGLRQTKEEARLLGYGENLSTVVCDISDESAVHTKIGAAIAEVDGLHALVNAAGILHAAHTHEMTLDFWNNIIKINLTGTFLITRECIPTLLRTAGASIVNFSSTSASFAHPYMAAYAATKGAIQSFTHAIASEYAKQGLRVTAVAPGSIESGMVHNPGFPEDADLSLIAKLTPGLGEGFGSADSVAGVVAMLASEDGNFITGTEIRIDGGTHM